The Elephas maximus indicus isolate mEleMax1 chromosome 19, mEleMax1 primary haplotype, whole genome shotgun sequence genome contains a region encoding:
- the NOG gene encoding noggin gives MERCPSLGVTLYALVVVLGLRAAPAGGQHYLHIRPAPSDNLPLVDLIEHPDPIFDPKEKDLNETLLRSLLGGHYDPGFMATSPPEDRPGGGGGVAGGAEDLAELDQLLRQRPSGAMPSEIKGLEFSEGLAPGKKQRLSKKLRRKLQMWLWSQTFCPVLYAWNDLGSRFWPRYVKVGSCFSKRSCSVPEGMVCKPSKSVHLTVLRWRCQRRGGQRCGWIPIQYPIISECKCSC, from the coding sequence ATGGAGCGCTGCCCCAGCCTGGGGGTCACCCTCTACGCCCTGGTGGTGGTCCTGGGGCTGCGGGCGGCACCGGCCGGCGGCCAGCACTACCTCCACATCCGCCCAGCTCCCAGCGACAACCTGCCCCTGGTGGACCTCATCGAACACCCGGACCCTATCTTTGACCCCAAGGAGAAGGATCTGAACGAGACGCTGCTGCGCTCGCTGCTCGGGGGCCACTACGACCCGGGCTTCATGGCCACCTCGCCCCCCGAGGACCGGcccggcgggggcgggggggtggccGGTGGCGCCGAGGACCTGGCGGAGCTGGACCAGCTGCTGCGGCAGCGGCCGTCCGGGGCCATGCCGAGCGAGATCAAAGGGCTGGAGTTCTCCGAGGGCTTGGCCCCGGGCAAGAAGCAACGCCTAAGCAAGAAGCTGCGGAGGAAGCTACAGATGTGGCTGTGGTCGCAGACCTTCTGCCCCGTGCTGTACGCGTGGAACGACCTGGGCAGCCGCTTCTGGCCGCGCTACGTGAAGGTGGGCAGCTGCTTCAGCAAGCGCTCGTGCTCCGTGCCCGAGGGCATGGTGTGCAAGCCGTCCAAGTCTGTGCACCTCACGGTGCTGCGGTGGCGCTGTCAGCGGCGCGGGGGCCAGCGATGCGGCTGGATTCCCATCCAGTACCCCATCATTTCCGAGTGCAAGTGCTCGTGCTAG